A window from Candidatus Tectomicrobia bacterium encodes these proteins:
- a CDS encoding P-II family nitrogen regulator, which translates to MRLIVAIIKPFKMDEVKEALGAVGVAGMTVSEVKGFGRQKGHTELYRGSEYVVDFLPKIKLEILAEDGKVRGIVDTIMKAARTEKIGDGKIFVLPVEDVIRIRTGERGEEAI; encoded by the coding sequence ATGCGACTGATCGTGGCCATCATCAAGCCCTTCAAGATGGACGAGGTGAAGGAGGCGCTGGGAGCCGTCGGGGTCGCCGGAATGACGGTGTCCGAGGTCAAGGGCTTCGGCCGCCAGAAGGGCCACACCGAGCTCTACCGGGGCAGCGAGTACGTCGTGGATTTCCTGCCGAAGATCAAGCTCGAGATCCTGGCCGAGGACGGCAAGGTGCGGGGCATCGTGGACACCATCATGAAGGCGGCGAGGACGGAGAAGATCGGCGACGGCAAGATTTTCGTCCTGCCCGTGGAAGACGTCATCCGGATCCGGACCGGAGAGCGCGGCGAGGAAGCTATCTAG
- the ispH gene encoding 4-hydroxy-3-methylbut-2-enyl diphosphate reductase, translated as MKLAKTAGFCWGVERALDIALDTANEASGPVFTHGPLIHNPQTVELLKEKNVHVSDPAGTPGSGGLLVIRAHGISPQVRERLRGSGAAIRDATCPLVAKVHGIIRKHSRQGAFTVIIGERGHPEVEGHTGYAEAGSRLVTCLEDVEELPPFGGEVVVVAQTTINMGEWGHVVDAIQAKYPQAQMFNTICDATEVRQEEVRKLAPDVDLMVVVGGRNSGNTNRLAEVAREAGAEAVLIETEAEIDPGFIQRFKRIGVTAGASTPDWMIRRVVNRIEAIPDPRASLRDRLSQGLKVLSRANVLLMLTAGLGAVAAQALGGFPRSGALVAVAALYLFCLHTLNRCTSYEADRYNEPNRSMFYERHRGLLIGASALAGAAALGLAAWVSPPAAALLAAGLVLGLFFSLRLEPRALKMGRVLNFPASKTMVVTAGWTVTLALLPAAAFPDRAGPGAAVAALFVFGLVLFRAGLVELRDIQGDRIVGKRTLPIVLGKEQTEAFLGAVCAALAVLLWAGAANGHVAAPVGWAMLAPVAYSGLSLWLFKRRILGHGGLTEAAVDLHLVLAGLLALAIAW; from the coding sequence GTGAAACTCGCCAAAACCGCCGGCTTCTGCTGGGGTGTCGAGCGCGCGCTCGACATCGCCCTCGACACGGCCAACGAGGCCTCCGGGCCCGTCTTCACCCATGGGCCCCTCATCCACAACCCCCAGACCGTCGAGTTGCTGAAAGAGAAGAACGTCCACGTCTCGGACCCCGCCGGCACCCCCGGGAGCGGCGGCCTGCTCGTCATCCGGGCCCACGGCATCTCGCCCCAGGTGCGCGAGCGGCTGCGCGGATCGGGCGCCGCCATCCGCGACGCCACCTGCCCCCTGGTGGCCAAGGTGCACGGCATCATCCGGAAGCACTCCCGCCAGGGCGCCTTCACGGTCATCATCGGCGAGAGGGGCCATCCCGAGGTCGAGGGCCACACGGGCTACGCCGAGGCGGGGAGCCGCCTGGTGACCTGCCTGGAGGACGTGGAGGAGCTCCCGCCCTTCGGCGGGGAGGTGGTGGTCGTCGCCCAGACCACGATCAACATGGGCGAGTGGGGCCACGTGGTGGACGCCATTCAGGCGAAGTACCCCCAGGCCCAGATGTTCAACACCATCTGCGATGCCACCGAGGTGCGCCAGGAGGAGGTGCGCAAGCTGGCCCCCGATGTGGACCTCATGGTGGTGGTCGGCGGGCGAAACAGCGGCAACACCAACCGGCTGGCCGAGGTGGCCCGCGAGGCGGGGGCGGAGGCGGTCCTGATCGAGACCGAGGCGGAGATCGACCCCGGCTTCATCCAGCGCTTCAAGCGCATCGGGGTGACGGCGGGGGCCTCGACGCCGGACTGGATGATCCGCCGGGTGGTGAACCGCATCGAGGCGATCCCCGACCCGCGCGCGAGCCTGCGGGACCGGCTCTCCCAGGGGCTCAAGGTCCTCTCTCGCGCGAACGTGCTGCTCATGCTGACGGCGGGGCTGGGGGCGGTCGCGGCCCAGGCGCTCGGCGGCTTCCCGCGGAGCGGCGCCCTGGTGGCGGTGGCCGCGCTCTATCTCTTCTGCCTGCACACCCTGAACCGCTGCACGAGCTACGAGGCGGACCGCTACAACGAGCCCAACCGGTCCATGTTCTACGAGCGCCACCGCGGGCTCCTGATCGGGGCCAGCGCCCTGGCGGGCGCGGCGGCCCTGGGGCTGGCGGCGTGGGTCTCCCCGCCGGCGGCGGCGCTCCTGGCGGCGGGGCTCGTGCTGGGTCTCTTCTTCAGCCTCCGCCTCGAGCCCCGGGCGCTCAAGATGGGCCGGGTGCTGAACTTCCCGGCCTCGAAGACGATGGTGGTGACGGCCGGCTGGACGGTGACGCTGGCGCTCCTGCCCGCCGCCGCCTTCCCGGACCGGGCGGGCCCCGGCGCGGCGGTGGCGGCGCTGTTCGTGTTCGGCCTCGTCCTCTTCCGCGCCGGGCTGGTCGAGCTGCGCGACATCCAGGGGGACCGCATCGTCGGCAAGCGCACCCTCCCCATCGTGCTGGGCAAGGAGCAGACCGAGGCTTTCTTGGGGGCCGTCTGCGCGGCGCTGGCCGTGCTGCTGTGGGCGGGGGCGGCGAACGGGCACGTCGCGGCGCCCGTCGGGTGGGCCATGCTGGCCCCGGTGGCCTACTCGGGGCTCTCCCTGTGGCTCTTCAAGCGGCGGATCCTCGGGCACGGGGGCCTGACCGAGGCGGCGGTGGACCTCCACCTGGTCCTGGCGGGACTACTGGCCCTCGCGATCGCCTGGTAG
- a CDS encoding metallophosphoesterase family protein: protein MARFRAVILSDTHGRLPEEVLRACRRADRIIHAGDVGSDAIIPELGALAPLTVVAGNVDPPGLAPERARAEVGGWRLLVQHIVWERGGPSREARDLLARQAADLVVFGHTHEPLCVEREGVVFLNPGSCGARRFSFPRSYAEAVAGRRGLGIRILDLDRPGAAIAEVRFPPRPGAES, encoded by the coding sequence TTGGCCCGGTTCAGGGCTGTGATCCTATCCGACACCCACGGGCGGCTCCCAGAGGAGGTGCTGCGCGCCTGCCGGAGGGCGGACCGCATCATCCACGCGGGAGACGTGGGCTCGGACGCCATCATCCCGGAGCTCGGGGCGCTGGCGCCCCTCACCGTGGTGGCGGGGAACGTGGACCCGCCGGGCCTGGCGCCGGAGCGGGCGCGCGCCGAGGTGGGCGGCTGGCGCCTCCTCGTGCAGCACATCGTGTGGGAGCGGGGAGGGCCCTCGCGCGAGGCGCGGGACCTCCTCGCCCGGCAGGCGGCGGACCTGGTGGTCTTCGGCCACACCCACGAGCCGCTGTGCGTGGAGAGGGAGGGCGTCGTCTTCCTCAATCCCGGGAGCTGCGGCGCGCGGCGCTTCTCCTTTCCCCGTTCCTACGCCGAGGCGGTGGCGGGCCGCCGGGGGCTGGGAATCCGCATCCTGGACCTAGACCGGCCGGGGGCGGCCATCGCGGAGGTGCGGTTTCCGCCCCGCCCGGGAGCAGAGAGCTAG
- a CDS encoding nucleotidyltransferase family protein, translating into MALEAKEIREAGLDPVAILLSLASRHRLAPEERDILAWAARAASPAQWEAVAGETLFRWTAGVLCHHLRSAGVEPPRKLQEEYRRVAMRAVQDEAELRRLAPPLREAGVEVLLIKGAALKGLIYPNPGLRPADDSDWVVHSPGDWEEACRVLAREGYQGAEGEGGAAWERGESVVELHRNVLGDERVLARLPAADEAETDAAVWARSHPSPLGPPFRVPAPGDHLIILCTHLMKHNFEPGIWFTDIEGLLLSEPGLDWEAVLSRARAWGLARPLAYALRSLGLLGEGRFGAPALALPPGVRAALAEMRPSFLERLLLSLAHTRLSGEKEEWERPPVGNLLWLSSRQGAGAKLALLREAAFPRHEVMAQIYPGYRPALRGWYLLRRGADLLRLALRLAARLGRRS; encoded by the coding sequence ATGGCGCTAGAAGCCAAGGAAATCCGAGAGGCGGGGCTCGATCCCGTAGCCATCCTCCTTTCGCTGGCCTCCCGCCACCGGCTCGCCCCGGAGGAGCGGGACATCCTGGCTTGGGCGGCCCGGGCGGCCTCCCCCGCCCAATGGGAGGCCGTCGCCGGGGAAACCCTCTTCCGGTGGACGGCAGGAGTCCTCTGCCACCATCTCCGGAGCGCGGGGGTGGAGCCTCCCCGCAAGCTCCAGGAGGAGTACCGCCGCGTCGCGATGCGGGCCGTCCAGGACGAGGCCGAGCTGCGGCGCCTGGCCCCGCCGCTCCGCGAGGCCGGGGTGGAGGTCCTCCTGATCAAGGGGGCGGCCCTCAAGGGCCTGATCTATCCGAATCCGGGCCTCCGCCCGGCGGATGACTCGGACTGGGTGGTCCACTCGCCCGGAGACTGGGAGGAGGCCTGCCGCGTCCTGGCGCGCGAGGGCTACCAGGGGGCGGAGGGAGAAGGCGGGGCCGCCTGGGAGCGGGGAGAGTCCGTGGTGGAGCTGCACCGGAACGTGCTCGGGGACGAGCGCGTCCTGGCCCGCCTCCCGGCGGCGGACGAGGCGGAAACCGATGCGGCCGTCTGGGCCCGCTCCCATCCCTCGCCGCTCGGCCCCCCTTTCCGGGTTCCCGCGCCCGGGGACCATCTCATCATCCTCTGCACCCACCTGATGAAGCACAATTTCGAGCCGGGCATCTGGTTCACCGACATCGAGGGGCTGCTCCTCTCGGAGCCGGGCCTGGACTGGGAGGCGGTGCTCTCCCGGGCGCGCGCGTGGGGGCTCGCCCGGCCGTTGGCGTACGCGCTGCGGAGTCTGGGCCTGCTCGGCGAAGGGAGGTTCGGCGCCCCCGCGCTCGCGCTTCCGCCGGGCGTCCGGGCCGCGCTGGCGGAGATGCGCCCTTCCTTCCTGGAGCGCCTGCTTCTCTCTCTCGCGCACACGCGGCTGAGCGGGGAGAAGGAGGAGTGGGAGCGCCCGCCCGTGGGGAACCTCCTCTGGCTCTCGAGCCGGCAGGGGGCGGGGGCCAAGCTCGCTCTGCTGAGGGAGGCGGCCTTCCCCCGGCACGAGGTGATGGCCCAGATCTATCCCGGCTACCGGCCCGCCCTGCGCGGGTGGTACCTCCTGCGCCGCGGGGCGGACCTGCTCCGCCTGGCCCTGCGCCTGGCGGCCCGCCTGGGCCGGAGAAGCTAG
- a CDS encoding PqqD family protein, whose amino-acid sequence MSDPALSKPRTRGEVLCREVDDGFILYDPRTHKVHSLNASAAYVWDCLDGRQALADIAEGLREFPGAGGRDLLRDVLDAVEGFRREGLLLPEGEGGG is encoded by the coding sequence ATGAGCGATCCGGCCTTGAGCAAGCCGCGCACCCGGGGCGAGGTGCTCTGCCGCGAGGTGGACGACGGCTTCATCCTCTACGATCCCCGGACGCACAAGGTCCACTCGCTGAACGCCTCCGCGGCCTACGTCTGGGACTGCCTGGACGGAAGGCAGGCCCTCGCCGATATCGCCGAGGGCCTGAGGGAATTCCCGGGCGCCGGGGGCCGGGACCTGCTGAGGGACGTCCTGGACGCGGTGGAGGGCTTCCGCCGGGAGGGCCTTCTTCTCCCGGAGGGGGAAGGCGGCGGATGA
- a CDS encoding PBP1A family penicillin-binding protein: MPGKRRPSSAYAFFVGSTLRKKVSRVVRLAWTAFVLFGLPLIGAFAVLVWVSDDIPRSAAILDHRPSLTTFVHDAGGRLVGSFAAEQRKLLPLAEISPAMRHAAVSVEDERFYRHWGVDPWGILRAAVNNLRSGGISEGASTITQQLVRLLTLQREKSLKRKVVEAIAAVRLEMSLTKDQILERYLNQVYFGQGAYGVAAAARTYFNKEASELTVPEAALLAGLIQAPGRFRPFDNPGPALERRAHVLWRMEVAGYLKPGEGGRLARSPLELRAPEPIRVGGHFLEHVRRQLEEMYGSETLYRGGLRVHTTLRLDAQEAAENAVREGVRKLVERRWPQRSKEPGWRSPEAALLALDVRSGAIRAMAGGTDFGQSKFNRTVQALRQPGSSFKPIVYAAAVDMGFTPVDSVLDAPIVMEGGGGGLWKPENYSRNFSGRLSLREALAESRNTASIRLVGALGMGRLIRFARSLGIRSEISPTLSSALGASAVTLQEMVSAYSVFASGGIHRTPYAIERIEDGEGRVIYRHEDRPEPAIRPEVAYVLTHMLKTVVEAGTARGAAVLGRPLAGKTGTTNEFRDNWFIGFTPDLAAGVWVGFDLPQPLGPGETGGRNAVPIFVDFFRASGLEAPMRDFIPPPGVEFVRVDKETGLLATRATRKTGFEVFVRGTAPTQYADAGQRGTDAFFREEGLPQRMAPASAR; this comes from the coding sequence ATGCCGGGGAAGCGCCGCCCTTCCTCCGCCTACGCCTTCTTCGTCGGCTCCACGCTGCGGAAGAAGGTTTCCCGCGTCGTCCGGCTCGCCTGGACGGCCTTCGTCCTCTTCGGCCTCCCGCTCATCGGCGCATTCGCCGTCCTCGTGTGGGTCAGCGACGACATCCCCCGATCGGCCGCCATCCTGGACCACCGGCCCAGCCTGACCACCTTCGTCCACGACGCCGGCGGCCGCCTGGTCGGCAGCTTCGCCGCCGAGCAGCGGAAGCTCCTGCCCCTGGCCGAGATATCCCCGGCCATGCGGCACGCCGCCGTCTCGGTCGAGGACGAGCGCTTCTACCGGCACTGGGGCGTCGACCCCTGGGGCATCCTGCGGGCGGCGGTGAACAATCTGCGCTCGGGGGGCATCTCCGAGGGTGCCTCCACCATCACCCAGCAGCTGGTGCGCCTGCTCACCCTCCAGCGCGAGAAGAGCCTGAAGCGCAAGGTGGTCGAGGCCATCGCCGCCGTCCGGCTCGAGATGTCCCTCACGAAAGACCAGATTCTCGAGCGCTACCTCAACCAGGTGTATTTCGGCCAGGGCGCCTACGGGGTGGCGGCCGCGGCCCGCACCTACTTCAACAAGGAGGCCTCGGAGCTCACCGTCCCCGAGGCGGCGCTCCTGGCCGGGCTCATCCAGGCGCCGGGGCGCTTCCGCCCCTTCGACAATCCCGGCCCCGCCCTCGAGCGGCGGGCGCACGTGCTGTGGCGCATGGAGGTCGCGGGCTACCTGAAGCCGGGCGAGGGCGGGCGCCTCGCCCGCAGCCCCCTGGAGCTGCGCGCGCCCGAGCCCATCCGGGTGGGCGGGCACTTCCTCGAGCACGTGCGGCGGCAGCTCGAGGAGATGTACGGTTCCGAGACCCTCTACCGCGGCGGCCTGCGCGTGCACACCACGCTGCGCCTCGACGCCCAGGAGGCGGCCGAGAACGCCGTCCGGGAGGGAGTCCGCAAGCTGGTGGAGCGGCGCTGGCCCCAGCGCTCGAAGGAGCCCGGGTGGCGCTCTCCCGAGGCGGCCCTCCTGGCCCTGGACGTCCGCTCGGGCGCCATCCGCGCCATGGCCGGCGGGACGGACTTCGGCCAGAGCAAGTTCAACCGCACGGTGCAGGCCCTGCGCCAGCCGGGGAGCTCCTTCAAGCCCATCGTGTACGCCGCGGCGGTGGACATGGGCTTCACCCCCGTCGACTCCGTCCTGGACGCCCCCATCGTCATGGAGGGCGGGGGCGGGGGCCTCTGGAAGCCCGAGAACTACAGCCGCAACTTCTCCGGCCGGCTGAGCCTGCGCGAGGCCCTGGCCGAGAGCCGCAACACGGCGAGCATCCGCCTCGTGGGGGCGCTGGGCATGGGCCGGCTCATCCGGTTCGCCCGCAGCCTGGGCATCCGGAGCGAGATTTCGCCCACGCTCTCGAGCGCCCTGGGGGCCTCGGCCGTCACCTTGCAGGAGATGGTCTCGGCCTACTCGGTGTTCGCCAGCGGCGGGATACACCGGACGCCCTACGCCATCGAGCGCATCGAGGACGGGGAGGGGCGCGTCATCTACCGCCACGAGGACCGCCCCGAGCCGGCCATCCGGCCCGAGGTGGCCTATGTCCTCACCCACATGCTCAAGACGGTGGTCGAGGCCGGGACCGCCCGGGGCGCCGCCGTGCTGGGACGTCCCCTGGCCGGCAAGACGGGCACCACCAACGAGTTCCGCGACAACTGGTTCATCGGTTTCACCCCCGACCTCGCGGCGGGCGTCTGGGTGGGCTTCGACCTGCCCCAGCCGCTCGGCCCGGGGGAGACGGGGGGCCGGAACGCCGTTCCGATCTTCGTCGATTTCTTCCGGGCGTCGGGCCTGGAGGCTCCCATGAGGGACTTCATCCCCCCGCCTGGGGTAGAATTCGTGCGGGTGGACAAGGAAACGGGTCTTCTCGCCACGCGCGCCACCCGCAAGACGGGCTTCGAGGTGTTCGTCCGCGGGACGGCCCCCACCCAGTACGCCGACGCCGGGCAGAGGGGAACGGATGCGTTTTTCCGGGAGGAAGGCCTGCCTCAGCGCATGGCGCCGGCTTCCGCGCGCTGA
- a CDS encoding DMT family transporter has product MRGDAGGPSPPRVYGCLAAGVLVLGWSAVLIRLAEAPPLSIAAWRMAGGAACLLPFAAGALRAEWGRLGPPERALWLASAVFLALHFALWIESLRHTSVASSVVLVTTNPIFAGLGGWLLLGEKERPAFWAGAACALAGGLLLAWSDARAWEGSAWGNLLALGGAVLASAYLLCGRRLRGKVPLLPYVTLCYGLSGALLTGWAWLAGQPLAGFSLETWLLLAAMAAGPTLVGHTAVNFALAHLPPGRVALAILGEPVAAAALAWWLLAEPPTPARAAAGGLILAGIAWGSRARAEGGRPSRKVH; this is encoded by the coding sequence GTGAGAGGGGACGCGGGCGGCCCCTCGCCGCCGCGGGTCTACGGCTGCCTGGCGGCGGGGGTCCTGGTCCTGGGCTGGTCGGCCGTCCTGATCCGCCTGGCCGAGGCGCCGCCCCTCTCCATCGCCGCCTGGCGCATGGCGGGCGGGGCGGCCTGCCTGCTCCCCTTCGCGGCGGGCGCCCTGCGCGCGGAGTGGGGGCGCCTCGGGCCGCCCGAGCGCGCCCTCTGGCTCGCCTCGGCGGTCTTCCTGGCCCTGCACTTCGCGCTCTGGATCGAGTCGCTGCGCCACACCTCGGTGGCGAGCTCGGTGGTGCTGGTCACGACCAACCCCATCTTCGCCGGCCTGGGGGGCTGGCTCCTCCTGGGAGAAAAGGAGCGCCCCGCCTTCTGGGCCGGGGCGGCCTGCGCCCTGGCGGGGGGCCTCCTCCTGGCCTGGTCGGACGCCCGGGCCTGGGAGGGCAGCGCCTGGGGGAACCTCCTGGCGCTCGGGGGCGCCGTCCTCGCCTCGGCCTACCTCCTCTGCGGCCGCAGGCTGAGGGGAAAGGTGCCGCTCCTTCCCTACGTGACCCTCTGCTATGGCCTGAGCGGGGCCCTCCTGACGGGATGGGCCTGGCTGGCGGGCCAGCCCCTGGCGGGATTTTCCCTGGAAACCTGGCTTCTTTTGGCCGCCATGGCGGCCGGGCCCACCCTCGTCGGCCACACGGCGGTCAACTTCGCCCTGGCCCACCTGCCGCCGGGCCGGGTGGCCCTGGCCATCCTGGGGGAACCCGTGGCGGCGGCGGCCCTGGCCTGGTGGCTCCTGGCCGAGCCCCCGACCCCCGCCCGGGCGGCCGCCGGGGGCCTGATCCTGGCCGGGATCGCCTGGGGCTCCCGGGCCCGGGCGGAGGGGGGGAGGCCCTCGCGAAAGGTTCATTGA
- a CDS encoding alpha/beta hydrolase yields MFGERLLSPERAFGLNRAADGAVEAAGRRLTFTEDGPPQASPPVVFVHGAGGTRGVWARLGHHLARKGRRSLALDLPGHGGSEGPGCGRIEAYAGWALRFLEARGLRRPVLAGHSMGGGIALACALAAPGGLGGLILLGTGARLRVLDSILQGIRTDFEKTVDAIVGYAFAPGAPPAMAEESRRELRACPPEVLEGDFRACDAFDVMERLGEISLPTLVLCGEDDALTPPKYARFLAGRIPGARLEPIAGAGHMLMLERAAPVGEAIAAFLDSLP; encoded by the coding sequence ATGTTCGGGGAGCGACTCCTGTCGCCCGAGAGGGCGTTCGGCTTGAACCGGGCGGCCGATGGAGCGGTGGAGGCGGCGGGGCGGCGTCTGACATTCACGGAGGATGGCCCGCCCCAGGCATCCCCGCCGGTGGTCTTCGTCCACGGCGCCGGGGGCACCCGCGGCGTCTGGGCCCGCCTGGGGCATCATCTCGCGCGCAAGGGCCGGCGCTCGCTCGCCCTGGACCTCCCCGGCCACGGCGGCTCGGAGGGCCCGGGCTGCGGCCGCATCGAGGCGTACGCCGGCTGGGCGCTCCGCTTCCTGGAGGCCCGGGGCCTCCGGCGGCCCGTGCTGGCGGGCCACTCCATGGGGGGAGGAATCGCCCTGGCCTGCGCCTTGGCCGCCCCCGGCGGGCTGGGCGGGCTGATCCTCCTCGGGACGGGCGCCCGGCTCCGGGTACTCGACTCCATCCTCCAGGGCATCCGCACCGATTTCGAGAAGACGGTGGACGCCATCGTGGGCTACGCCTTCGCCCCCGGGGCGCCGCCCGCCATGGCGGAGGAGAGCCGGCGGGAGCTGCGGGCCTGCCCGCCCGAGGTCCTGGAGGGGGATTTCCGGGCCTGCGACGCCTTCGACGTGATGGAGCGGCTCGGGGAGATCTCCCTGCCCACTCTCGTCCTCTGCGGCGAGGACGACGCGCTGACCCCGCCCAAGTACGCCCGTTTCCTGGCCGGGCGCATCCCCGGCGCGCGCCTGGAGCCGATCGCGGGGGCGGGCCACATGCTCATGCTCGAGCGCGCGGCTCCCGTGGGGGAGGCCATCGCGGCCTTCCTGGACTCTCTCCCGTGA
- the trxA gene encoding thioredoxin, translating into MAGKVLEFSDQSFESDVLGSDVPTLVDFWAEWCAPCKMIAPTVEALASEYEGKLRVGKVNIDDNPSTPTKYGIRGIPTLILFKGGKPVEQIVGVRSKADLKAAIDRSL; encoded by the coding sequence ATGGCGGGCAAGGTACTGGAATTCAGCGATCAATCCTTCGAGAGCGACGTCCTCGGCTCGGACGTCCCCACCCTGGTGGACTTCTGGGCCGAGTGGTGCGCCCCCTGCAAGATGATCGCCCCGACCGTGGAGGCCCTGGCCTCCGAGTACGAGGGCAAGCTCCGCGTGGGCAAGGTGAACATCGACGACAACCCCTCGACCCCCACCAAGTACGGCATCCGCGGCATCCCCACCCTGATCCTCTTCAAGGGCGGCAAGCCGGTCGAGCAGATCGTGGGCGTGCGCTCCAAGGCCGACCTCAAGGCCGCCATCGACCGCTCGCTCTAG
- a CDS encoding response regulator encodes MDEPRQPKPGPAPGKGRPALPSYRGRVLLAEDSPVNQMVARKLLGIFGCEVEVAESGEDALVLWEGGAFDLVFLDCRMPGMDGYEVARAIREREGGEARRTPIVALTAETTLDERRWCLEAGMDDFLPKPITAEAVGAVLSRWLSAAGAPPPPVPPAPPPREEPVLRLETLVSFIGMEGEPGEGGVIENMVKLFLSLTPPKLSSLRDAVGRSDGKAAEELAHALKSSCYAMGAWKMGDLCDRLEKLGVGGELGEAPALVESLEREFTRARSELALKPWER; translated from the coding sequence ATGGACGAACCACGCCAGCCGAAGCCCGGCCCGGCCCCCGGCAAGGGGAGGCCCGCCCTCCCCAGCTACCGCGGCCGGGTCCTCCTGGCCGAGGATTCCCCGGTCAACCAGATGGTGGCCAGGAAGCTCCTGGGGATCTTCGGCTGCGAGGTGGAGGTGGCCGAGAGCGGGGAGGACGCCCTGGTCCTCTGGGAAGGCGGCGCCTTCGACCTCGTCTTCCTCGACTGCCGCATGCCCGGCATGGACGGCTACGAGGTGGCGCGGGCCATCCGCGAGCGGGAGGGCGGGGAGGCCCGCCGCACCCCCATCGTGGCGCTCACGGCCGAGACCACCCTGGACGAGCGCCGCTGGTGCCTCGAGGCGGGGATGGACGACTTCCTGCCCAAGCCCATCACCGCCGAGGCGGTGGGGGCCGTCCTCTCCCGCTGGCTCAGCGCGGCGGGCGCGCCCCCGCCGCCCGTCCCCCCGGCCCCTCCTCCCCGGGAGGAGCCGGTCCTGCGCCTCGAGACGCTGGTCTCCTTCATCGGGATGGAAGGCGAGCCCGGGGAAGGCGGCGTCATCGAGAACATGGTCAAGCTCTTCCTCTCCCTCACTCCCCCGAAGCTCTCCTCCCTCCGCGACGCCGTGGGCCGGAGCGACGGCAAGGCCGCCGAGGAGCTGGCCCACGCCCTCAAGAGCTCCTGCTACGCGATGGGGGCCTGGAAGATGGGGGACCTCTGCGACCGGCTGGAGAAGCTGGGGGTCGGGGGCGAGCTCGGCGAGGCGCCCGCCCTGGTCGAATCCCTCGAGCGCGAGTTCACCCGCGCCCGGAGCGAGCTGGCCCTGAAGCCGTGGGAGAGGTGA
- a CDS encoding VOC family protein: MFKKIHHVGLITDDMERTVKLFTEKLGCEPNRVQVADTGWAHATFLRMGDVEIEIMQPYDPNNHYTKMLQRNGGPCLSHIALSVPDTGAAGKHFADKGVKFLDGFGPGTYTPRGYEIIFLDPSETEGIVIQAASDVPAKDMGY; this comes from the coding sequence ATGTTCAAGAAGATCCATCATGTCGGCTTGATCACGGATGACATGGAGCGCACGGTGAAGCTCTTCACCGAGAAATTGGGCTGCGAACCCAACCGCGTCCAGGTGGCCGACACGGGCTGGGCGCACGCCACGTTCCTCCGCATGGGAGACGTCGAGATCGAGATCATGCAGCCCTACGACCCGAACAACCACTACACCAAGATGCTTCAGCGCAACGGGGGCCCCTGCCTCTCCCACATCGCCCTCTCCGTGCCCGACACCGGCGCCGCCGGGAAGCATTTCGCGGACAAGGGGGTGAAGTTCCTCGATGGATTCGGCCCCGGGACCTACACCCCCCGGGGCTACGAGATCATCTTCCTCGACCCCTCGGAGACCGAGGGGATCGTCATCCAAGCGGCCTCGGACGTGCCCGCCAAGGACATGGGGTATTAG
- a CDS encoding type II toxin-antitoxin system prevent-host-death family antitoxin, with protein sequence MEWRLADAKNKFSELVTRALEEGPQRVRRRDDAVVVLAQRDYEKLSGKRPSFKDFLMKGGPSFEGLDLARDRSGMRSVRL encoded by the coding sequence ATGGAATGGCGGCTGGCGGACGCGAAGAACAAATTCAGCGAGCTCGTGACCCGCGCCCTGGAGGAAGGACCGCAGCGCGTTCGGAGGCGGGATGACGCCGTCGTCGTCCTGGCGCAGCGCGATTATGAAAAGCTGTCGGGGAAGCGCCCGAGCTTCAAGGATTTTCTCATGAAAGGCGGCCCGAGCTTTGAAGGGCTCGACCTCGCCCGCGACCGCTCGGGCATGCGGAGCGTCAGGCTGTGA
- a CDS encoding type II toxin-antitoxin system VapC family toxin, with the protein MRVLLDTCVLSELRKPDGHAGVRRAVEEIPSENLYLSVVSIGEIVKGIALLKDGRRKRELQSWVQALERHYTEQLLPVDLETAQIWGELTASAQKRGKTISAVDGLIAATALRHGLRVMTRNDADFEPAGVLLMNPWKD; encoded by the coding sequence GTGAGGGTCCTGCTGGACACCTGCGTCCTGTCCGAACTGCGGAAGCCGGACGGGCACGCCGGGGTGCGCCGGGCCGTCGAGGAAATCCCCAGCGAAAACCTGTATCTCAGCGTCGTCTCGATAGGCGAGATTGTCAAAGGAATCGCGCTTCTCAAGGATGGACGGCGGAAGCGCGAGCTTCAAAGCTGGGTGCAGGCGCTTGAGCGCCATTACACCGAACAGCTCCTGCCCGTCGACCTGGAAACGGCGCAGATATGGGGGGAGCTGACGGCTTCGGCGCAGAAGAGGGGCAAGACCATTTCCGCCGTCGACGGCCTGATAGCGGCGACGGCCCTGCGGCACGGCCTACGGGTGATGACCCGCAACGACGCCGATTTCGAGCCCGCGGGGGTCCTGCTCATGAATCCCTGGAAAGATTAG